CTCACCGACGCGTTCGGATTCCGCTCGCTGTTCGTGGTGATCTTCATCGTCGGCGTTCTCGCCCTGGTGTGCGTCTGGCTCGCGGCGCCCGAAGACACTGGGGCCGCCTCGTCGGGAACGATGGACTGGTGGGGTGCGGCTGCGCTGTCTGTCGGGCTCATCTGCCTCACATACTTCGTCTCCACGGGCGGCGCGCAAGGGTGGGCTGCCCCGCTTACGCTGGCATTCCTTGCGGGAACGGTCATCGCGTTCGTCGCCTTCGTGCAGATCGAGAAGCGCAGAGCAACGCCGCTCATCGCAGTGCAGCACTTGAAGTCGCGCCAGGTGTGGCCCGTGATCGCGACGACCGTGCTCACGCTGTCGAGCGTCTTCGCTGTGATCAACTTCACCGTGGTGATGCTGAGCCAGAACTCTGAGGTCGGCTTCGGCATGAACGCTGCAACGAGCGCCCTGATGTTCCTCGCCCCGCCCGCGCTCATCGGCCTCGCTGCGGCGCCCTTCGCCGGGTGGCTCTCGGCCCGCGTCGGCTGGATCAGCATCCTTCGAATTGGCCTCGTCATCTGCCTGGCCGCGCTCGTCGTGATCACGCTGTTCCCGCAGAGCCAGTGGGTCGTCTTCGGTATGATCGCCGTGCTCGGTGTTGCCTACAACGGCCTCGTGCTGACCACCACGAACGGGCTCGGCGTCATCCAATCGCCGGCGGAGGCACCGTCGGCGCTGCCGAGCATGAACAGCGCAGGGTTCGGCATCGGCGCGAGCCTCGGCATTGCGATCGTCGCTCCGTTCGTCGCCTCGGGTGGCATCGGCGGATTCACGCTCGCGCTCTGGGTCTCCGTTGCGATCACGGTTCTCGCGCTCGTTGCGAGCTTCATCTTGAAAGCAGCTCCGAGCCGCGACTGAGCGACTCACAGCATCCGCCATTCACTCTCAACGTAAGGAACACCAATGCCACGCCCCGTCTACTTCGATTGCGACACCGGCATCGACGACTCCATGGCGCTCGCCTACCTGCTGGCATCGCCGGAGATCGAGCTCGTGGGAATCGGCGCCGTGCACGGCAACGTGAGCGCCACCCAGGGGGGGCGCAACACGCTGCAGCTGCTGCAGCTGGCTGGTCGTCGTGACGTGCCGGTGGCGATCGGGCGCAACGATCCGCTTGTCGGTGAGTTCGACGGGGGCGCGCCGCATGTGCACGGCCGAAACGGCATCGGCGAGATTGAGATTCCCGAGACCGACATG
This DNA window, taken from Paramicrobacterium agarici, encodes the following:
- a CDS encoding MFS transporter; translation: MSSTRVTPSGAASVNPAPSGDGKLHGRRAIGLVATLILAVVAFQLNASMITPALPDMARTLGVDIDSVSQVSSLFFLAGAVGGVLLARWSDFIGRKRGLLIVLGILSVGTLLCLFAPNLQILLVGRVLQGASSAAFQLSYVILNESLTKKMFATMLGVLTAINGGVGGVDGWIGGLLTDAFGFRSLFVVIFIVGVLALVCVWLAAPEDTGAASSGTMDWWGAAALSVGLICLTYFVSTGGAQGWAAPLTLAFLAGTVIAFVAFVQIEKRRATPLIAVQHLKSRQVWPVIATTVLTLSSVFAVINFTVVMLSQNSEVGFGMNAATSALMFLAPPALIGLAAAPFAGWLSARVGWISILRIGLVICLAALVVITLFPQSQWVVFGMIAVLGVAYNGLVLTTTNGLGVIQSPAEAPSALPSMNSAGFGIGASLGIAIVAPFVASGGIGGFTLALWVSVAITVLALVASFILKAAPSRD